The window CAGCCATTGAACCTATGTTAATTAATTCGCTTTTTACAAAAGGTAAATACTTCGGATATAAGCTAAATAGTAAAGATGGCAATGCTACTATTTTAAAAAGTTCGAATTTATGTGATTTAGATATCTTTATCGGTAAACTTTGCTCATTATTCCAACAATAGATACCTATTTATTCGTATTTTCCTTTATCGTGTTTCTAAGTTCATGGATAATTTTTTCTAAACTTGGGTCGGCAGCAATTTGCTCTTCAATCTTGTTACAACCGTGCAAGATGGTCGTGTGGTCCCTGCCTCCGAAGTCGTTACCCAGCTCCGTGGTAGAACACTCGGTCATTTCCCTGCAAAGGAACATGGCAATTTGACGCGGAAACGAAAAACTCTTGGTGCGCTTTTTGCTTTTAATGTCCGAAATCGAAATACTAAAATAATCGGCAACGGTTCTTTGAATGAGGTCGATGGTAACATTCCGTTGGCGGGTTGAACCGAAAATATCTCTTAAAAGATTTTTTGCCGTAGCCTCGTCCATTGTTTTTTTTGTAAGCTCCGTATAGGCGATGAGTTTTGTTAAAGCCGCTTCCAAGTCACGCACATTTGAAGAAACATTTTTTGCAACCATATCAATAAATTCATTCGGAATTTTCGTGCTGTGTTTTTCCATTTTCTTTAAAAGAATTGCATATCGTATTTCATAGGCCGGAGTCTGTAAGTCTACATTTAAGCCGCGTTCAAACCTGGATTTTAAACGCTGTGAAAGATTTTTAAGCTCAGCGGGCGGGCGGTCGCATGTAAACACAATCTGCTTATTTTTTTCGTAGAGCTCATTAAAAGTATGAAAAAGCTCTTCTTGAGTTTCTACCTTTCCTTGAAAAAAGTGAATATCGTCTATGAGAAGGACATCAGCCTTTCGGTACTTACTTTTAAAAGCAGGCATCATCTTTTTTTGAACACATTCTACAAATTCGTTTGTAAAGTTTTCTGCCGTAACATAAATAACTTTAAGCTTTGTCGTATCCCATATTTTATTTCCTATAGCCTGCATAAGATGGGTTTTCCCCAAGCCTACCCCTCCGTAAATCAAAAACGGGTTATACGCGCTTCCCGGATTTGTAGAAACGGCTATAGCGGCATTTACTCCAAAGTTATTATTCGGGCCTACAACAAAGTCCTCAAAATTATACTCAGGTCTCAAATCGGGATGCTGTCCCCTTCCTCCCTCGGTTTTTACGGATTTTTTCTTGGATTCCGCAGATGACGGCTTTGCGGCATCTTCTTTTTTATCGTTTCCTCCCTCATTTTCTGCTTTAGAAAGGTCTTCGGAAGTATTCGGTTTGATGATAAAATCTATAGATATTTTTTTTCCTGACAGCTCAAACAATTTTTTTTCGATACCGTTCTTATAATTATGAATCATCTGATCTCTAAAAAATTTCGACGGAACACTAAGATACACGGTATTTTCCGTCGATTTTTCATATTTGGACGGTAAAAACCACATAGAAAATATAGAAAAGGCTAATTCTTCCTTAAACTGATTAACAGCTTCATCCCAAAAAATTTTATAATCCCATTCACTCATAGCTCGCCATTATACTACTTCTTTACTTTTTTTTGCAATAATGATAGAATGAAAAAAGGCATTTATTGTCAAATTTTATGGGAATTTATAAGCTTTTAAGGAAAAAAAATGACAAAGTCAAATTATTCGGCAAATAATATTACGGTTTTAAAGGGTTTGGAAGCGGTCAGAAAAAGACCGGGTATGTATATAGGTTCAACGGGGCCGGACGGTCTTCACCATCTAGTTTATGAGGTTGTAGATAACTGTATAGACGAGGCTATGGCGGGTTTTTGCGATAAAATTTTGGTAGTTCTTGAGCCGAACGATATTGTCCGTGTAGAGGACAATGGCCGAGGTATTCCTGTAGATATTCACCCTACCGAAAAAATAAGTGCCTTGGAGCTGGTTTTAACCCGCCTTCATGCCGGCGGTAAGTTCGATAAGGGTTCTTACAAGGTTTCAGGCGGTTTGCACGGAGTAGGCGTTTCGGTTGTAAACGCTCTTTCCGTTTGGATGGAGGCCAAGGTCTACAAGGACGGCTTTGAGCACTATGCAAAGTTTGAAAAAGGCTCCATTCTTGAGCCCGTAAAAAAAATAGGGGAAACCGAAAAAAGCGGTACCGTTATAAGATGGGCAGTGGATCCTTCTATCTTTACCGAAACCACCGTATACAATTTTGAAGTGCTTGCAACCCGTTTAAGGGAATTGGCCTTCTTAAACAGCAAAATTTCCATTACGATGAGGGATGAGCGCCTTTCTACCCCAAAAGAGGTTACCTTCGCCTTTGAGGGTGGAATATCGCAGTTTGTTTCTTATTTGAACGAATCAAAACAAGTTTTTCCGAAAAGTCCCGTTTTTATCGAAGGCGAAAAAAACGATATTCTCTGCGAGGTTGCCATTCAATACAATGACGGCTATAACGAAAACCTCCTTTCCTTCGTAAACGATATAAACACCCGCGAAGGGGGCACTCACCTTGAAGGTTTTAAAACAGCCCTTACCCGTGTAATGAACGACTTTTTAAAGAAGTATCCTAAGCTTGTAAAAAAGATGGATAAGGAAGAAAAGCTTACCGGAGAAGATGTCCGTGCTGGTCTTACCGCCATCGTTTCAGTGAAGGTTCCCGAACCTCAGTTTGAAGGGCAAACAAAAACAAAGTTGGGCAACAGCGATGTTCGGGGTATAGTTGACTCATTTGTAAACGAAAAGCTTACCTTATTTTTTGAGCAAAATCCTAATGAGGTCGAAAAGGTTTTGGAAAAATGTGTCGCTGAGGCCGCCGCCCGAATTGCTGCCAGAAGAGCAAAGGAAGCTACCAGAAGAAAAAGCGGTTTGGACAGTTTCGGCCTTCCGGGAAAACTTGCAGACTGTTCTTTAAAAGACCCGGAGTCTTGCGAAGTTTACATAGTTGAGGGAGACTCTGCAGGCGGCTCTGCAAAAAAAGGAAGGGACAGCAAGACGCAGGCTATCCTGCCCCTCTGGGGAAAAATGCTCAACGTCGAAAAAACCCGCCTAGACAAGGTTGTAAACAACGAAAAGCTTCAGCCCATTATTGCGACCCTC of the Treponema denticola ATCC 35405 genome contains:
- the dnaA gene encoding chromosomal replication initiator protein DnaA; this encodes MSEWDYKIFWDEAVNQFKEELAFSIFSMWFLPSKYEKSTENTVYLSVPSKFFRDQMIHNYKNGIEKKLFELSGKKISIDFIIKPNTSEDLSKAENEGGNDKKEDAAKPSSAESKKKSVKTEGGRGQHPDLRPEYNFEDFVVGPNNNFGVNAAIAVSTNPGSAYNPFLIYGGVGLGKTHLMQAIGNKIWDTTKLKVIYVTAENFTNEFVECVQKKMMPAFKSKYRKADVLLIDDIHFFQGKVETQEELFHTFNELYEKNKQIVFTCDRPPAELKNLSQRLKSRFERGLNVDLQTPAYEIRYAILLKKMEKHSTKIPNEFIDMVAKNVSSNVRDLEAALTKLIAYTELTKKTMDEATAKNLLRDIFGSTRQRNVTIDLIQRTVADYFSISISDIKSKKRTKSFSFPRQIAMFLCREMTECSTTELGNDFGGRDHTTILHGCNKIEEQIAADPSLEKIIHELRNTIKENTNK
- the gyrB gene encoding DNA topoisomerase (ATP-hydrolyzing) subunit B, which codes for MTKSNYSANNITVLKGLEAVRKRPGMYIGSTGPDGLHHLVYEVVDNCIDEAMAGFCDKILVVLEPNDIVRVEDNGRGIPVDIHPTEKISALELVLTRLHAGGKFDKGSYKVSGGLHGVGVSVVNALSVWMEAKVYKDGFEHYAKFEKGSILEPVKKIGETEKSGTVIRWAVDPSIFTETTVYNFEVLATRLRELAFLNSKISITMRDERLSTPKEVTFAFEGGISQFVSYLNESKQVFPKSPVFIEGEKNDILCEVAIQYNDGYNENLLSFVNDINTREGGTHLEGFKTALTRVMNDFLKKYPKLVKKMDKEEKLTGEDVRAGLTAIVSVKVPEPQFEGQTKTKLGNSDVRGIVDSFVNEKLTLFFEQNPNEVEKVLEKCVAEAAARIAARRAKEATRRKSGLDSFGLPGKLADCSLKDPESCEVYIVEGDSAGGSAKKGRDSKTQAILPLWGKMLNVEKTRLDKVVNNEKLQPIIATLGTGIGKDFNIEKLRYHKVIIMADADVDGSHIRTLLLTFFFRYMPQVIEKGHVYLAMPPLYKISHNKKEWYVYNDDERDSVLDQIGRGNNAAVQRYKGLGEMDGTQLWETTMDPARRKMMRVTLPDAVEADRIFSTLMGEEVEPRRKFIEENAVYANLDV